Proteins from a single region of Drosophila biarmipes strain raj3 chromosome 3R, RU_DBia_V1.1, whole genome shotgun sequence:
- the LOC108031151 gene encoding protein midgut expression 1, with translation MCKCLAGNVACCCFNCALSVLISVISTFLVVIIVVGLAVYFIYYYEKEDDVTKYTNKVTDNIQSGFDKIKDALSK, from the exons ATGTGCAAGTGCCTGGCCGGAAACGTAGCCTGCTG CTGCTTCAACTGCGCGCTTAGTGTGCTCATCTCAGTGATCAGTACATTTTTGGTGGTCATCATCGTGGTCGGATTGGCCGTCTACTTTATTTACTACTACGAGAAGGAGGACGATGTCACCAAATACACAAATAAGGTGACCGACAACATCCAGTCAGGATTCGACAAAATCAAGGACGCcctaagcaaataa